One region of Flavobacterium sp. KACC 22763 genomic DNA includes:
- a CDS encoding 5-(carboxyamino)imidazole ribonucleotide synthase: MNYFSSDFKLGILGGGQLGKMLLFDTRKFDIQTYVLDPSDEAPSKIACNKFFQGDLMDYETVYNFGKQVDVLTFEIELVNLEALTQLENEGLKVYPSPKTLKGIQNKGVQKDFYAKNNIPTAPFKRFENLENLKSEIVNEQSTIKLPFVWKCTEFGYDGNGVKIVRQVSDLDTLPNVECIAETMVPFKNELAVIVVRNPSGEMKTYPVVEMEFHPEANQVEYVICPARIDDKVAEKARAVALKVSENFNHVGLLAVEMFQTQDDEILVNEVAPRPHNSGHYSIEASYTSQFENHLRAILDLPLGNTDSKVAGIMVNLVGAEGHSGNVVYENIETILGWDGVTPHIYGKKQTRPFRKMGHVTIVNENMAEARRIAQEVKNTIKVISGQ, translated from the coding sequence ATGAATTATTTTTCTTCTGATTTTAAATTAGGAATATTAGGTGGCGGACAATTGGGCAAAATGCTTTTGTTTGACACCAGAAAATTTGATATACAAACTTACGTTCTAGATCCAAGCGACGAAGCGCCTAGTAAAATTGCCTGCAACAAGTTTTTTCAAGGCGATTTAATGGATTATGAAACGGTTTACAATTTCGGAAAACAAGTCGATGTTTTGACTTTTGAAATCGAATTGGTAAATCTTGAAGCTTTAACGCAACTAGAAAACGAAGGCTTAAAAGTATATCCATCTCCAAAAACCTTAAAAGGAATTCAGAATAAAGGCGTTCAAAAAGATTTTTACGCTAAAAATAATATCCCAACTGCACCTTTCAAAAGATTTGAGAACCTTGAAAATCTAAAATCAGAAATCGTTAATGAACAATCAACAATCAAATTGCCATTTGTTTGGAAATGCACCGAATTTGGTTACGATGGAAATGGTGTAAAAATAGTTCGCCAAGTTTCAGATTTAGATACATTGCCAAATGTAGAATGTATTGCAGAAACTATGGTTCCGTTCAAAAATGAATTGGCTGTAATTGTAGTTAGAAATCCATCGGGCGAAATGAAAACGTATCCGGTTGTGGAAATGGAATTTCACCCAGAAGCAAATCAAGTTGAATACGTAATCTGTCCAGCAAGAATCGACGATAAAGTAGCCGAAAAAGCAAGGGCTGTTGCTTTAAAAGTTTCAGAGAATTTTAACCACGTTGGTCTTTTAGCAGTTGAAATGTTCCAAACTCAGGACGACGAAATTTTAGTTAATGAAGTTGCTCCTCGTCCACATAATTCTGGACATTATTCTATCGAAGCAAGTTATACTTCACAATTCGAAAATCATTTACGCGCTATCTTAGATCTTCCGTTAGGAAATACAGACAGCAAAGTTGCCGGAATTATGGTAAATTTAGTAGGTGCCGAAGGTCATTCTGGAAATGTGGTTTATGAAAACATCGAAACCATTTTAGGATGGGACGGCGTTACACCACACATTTACGGAAAAAAACAAACTCGCCCTTTCAGAAAAATGGGTCACGTGACAATCGTAAATGAAAATATGGCCGAAGCCAGAAGAATTGCGCAGGAAGTTAAGAATACTATTAAAGTGATCAGTGGTCAGTAA
- the purE gene encoding 5-(carboxyamino)imidazole ribonucleotide mutase, translating to MSKVAIIMGSISDMPVMQDAIDILKQFNVEVEVDIVSAHRTPEKLFDFSKNAHTRGISVIIAGAGGAAHLPGMVASMSPLPVIGVPVKSSNSIDGWDSVLSILQMPGGVPVATVALNGAKNAGILAAQIIGSHDKKVLDTIISYKEELKAAVNKAAESLNK from the coding sequence ATGAGCAAAGTAGCTATTATAATGGGAAGCATCTCCGACATGCCAGTTATGCAGGATGCAATCGACATATTAAAACAATTTAATGTAGAAGTTGAAGTAGATATCGTTTCGGCACACAGAACGCCGGAGAAATTATTTGATTTCAGCAAAAACGCACACACTCGTGGAATTTCAGTAATTATTGCTGGTGCGGGCGGTGCGGCGCATTTACCTGGAATGGTGGCTTCAATGTCTCCGCTTCCAGTAATTGGAGTTCCAGTAAAATCTAGCAATTCTATTGATGGATGGGATTCTGTTTTATCAATTTTACAAATGCCAGGCGGCGTTCCTGTCGCAACTGTTGCTTTAAACGGAGCAAAAAATGCTGGGATCTTAGCAGCACAAATCATCGGAAGCCACGATAAAAAAGTTTTAGATACCATTATTTCTTATAAAGAAGAATTGAAAGCGGCAGTTAATAAAGCGGCTGAAAGTCTTAATAAATAA
- a CDS encoding M3 family metallopeptidase, with the protein MSVLTQYFNTKHNTAPFSQIKIEDYVPAFTEGIALAKAEIDAIVNNPDAPTFENTIVAMDFSGDILDRLSSIFFNLNSAETNDEMQKIAQEVSPWLSELGNDIRLNAELFAKVKAVYDQKESLNLNPEQTTLLDKKYKSFSRNGANLPEDKKNQLREIDKELSKLSLQFGENVLAETNNFELHLTDEKDLSGLPEGTIEAARLLAKNQEKEGWIFTLDHPSYVPFLTYADNRELRKKMAIAFGAKGFQKNEFNNEENVLKIAKLRHERANLLGYKTHAHFVLEERMAESPEKVFSFLNDLLSKAKPAAQKEFAELTAFAKELDGIEQLEKWDGAYYSEKLKQQLFNLDDEKLKPYFQLEKVLDGAFTVAKKLYGLTFTEVFDIDKYHEEVTTYEVKDNDGNLVSIFYADFFPRKGKRNGAWMTSFKSQYVKDGVNERPHISNVCNFTKPTETKPSLLTFNEVTTLFHEFGHGLHGMLADTVYPSLSGTSVYWDFVELPSQIMENWCYEPEALALFANHYETGEIIPIEYVQKIKESASFQEGLATLRQLSFGLLDMAWHGQDPTSITDLKAFETEQFANTQLYPDVKENAMSTAFSHIFQGGYSSGYYSYKWAEVLDADAFEYFHENGIFNDEIAKKFKDNVLSKGGTEHPMTLYKRFRGQEPKPEALLKRAGLL; encoded by the coding sequence ATGAGCGTATTAACACAATATTTCAACACCAAACATAACACTGCACCTTTTTCGCAAATTAAAATTGAAGATTATGTTCCTGCTTTTACAGAAGGAATTGCTTTGGCTAAAGCCGAAATTGATGCAATTGTAAATAATCCAGATGCGCCAACTTTTGAAAACACAATTGTAGCTATGGATTTTTCGGGTGATATTTTAGATCGTCTTTCAAGTATTTTCTTCAACTTAAATTCAGCTGAAACAAATGACGAAATGCAGAAAATTGCACAGGAAGTTTCGCCTTGGCTTTCAGAATTAGGAAATGACATTCGCTTAAATGCTGAATTGTTTGCAAAAGTAAAAGCTGTTTATGATCAAAAAGAAAGTTTGAATCTTAATCCAGAGCAAACGACTTTATTAGACAAAAAATACAAAAGCTTTTCTAGAAACGGAGCGAATTTACCAGAAGACAAGAAAAATCAATTAAGAGAAATTGACAAAGAATTATCGAAATTGAGTTTACAGTTTGGCGAAAATGTTTTGGCCGAAACCAACAACTTCGAGTTGCATTTAACCGATGAGAAAGATTTATCTGGTTTGCCAGAAGGAACAATCGAAGCGGCAAGATTATTAGCCAAAAATCAGGAAAAAGAAGGATGGATTTTCACTTTAGACCATCCAAGTTATGTTCCGTTTTTGACTTATGCTGATAATCGTGAATTGCGTAAAAAAATGGCAATTGCGTTTGGTGCTAAAGGTTTCCAAAAGAATGAATTCAACAATGAAGAAAACGTTCTAAAAATTGCCAAACTTCGTCATGAAAGAGCTAATTTATTAGGTTACAAAACACATGCGCATTTTGTTCTAGAAGAAAGAATGGCCGAAAGTCCAGAAAAAGTATTCTCTTTCTTAAATGATTTATTGTCTAAAGCAAAACCAGCAGCTCAAAAAGAATTTGCAGAATTAACTGCTTTCGCAAAAGAATTGGACGGAATCGAACAATTGGAAAAATGGGACGGGGCATATTATTCTGAAAAATTAAAACAACAGCTTTTTAATTTAGATGATGAAAAGCTTAAACCATATTTTCAATTAGAAAAAGTTTTAGACGGCGCATTTACCGTTGCCAAAAAATTATACGGCTTAACTTTTACAGAGGTTTTTGACATTGATAAATACCACGAAGAAGTTACGACTTACGAAGTAAAAGATAATGATGGAAATTTAGTATCGATTTTCTACGCCGATTTCTTCCCAAGAAAAGGAAAAAGAAACGGCGCGTGGATGACTTCATTCAAATCTCAATATGTAAAAGATGGCGTAAACGAAAGACCACATATTTCTAACGTTTGTAATTTTACAAAACCAACAGAAACAAAACCTTCGTTATTAACTTTTAATGAAGTAACAACTTTATTTCACGAATTCGGACACGGTTTACACGGAATGTTAGCCGATACAGTTTATCCGAGTTTATCAGGAACTTCTGTTTATTGGGATTTCGTAGAATTACCAAGTCAGATTATGGAGAACTGGTGTTATGAGCCAGAGGCTTTGGCTTTGTTTGCAAATCATTACGAAACAGGAGAAATTATTCCGATTGAGTATGTTCAGAAAATTAAAGAAAGTGCAAGTTTCCAAGAAGGTTTGGCAACATTGCGCCAGTTAAGTTTTGGACTTTTAGACATGGCTTGGCACGGACAAGATCCAACTTCGATTACAGATTTAAAAGCTTTCGAAACCGAACAATTTGCGAACACGCAATTGTATCCTGATGTAAAAGAAAATGCTATGAGTACTGCTTTTTCTCATATTTTCCAAGGTGGATATTCTTCTGGATATTACAGCTACAAATGGGCAGAAGTTCTAGATGCTGATGCTTTTGAATATTTCCATGAAAACGGAATCTTTAATGACGAAATTGCGAAGAAATTCAAAGACAATGTGCTTTCAAAAGGAGGAACAGAACATCCGATGACTTTATACAAACGTTTCAGAGGGCAAGAACCAAAACCTGAAGCTTTATTGAAAAGAGCAGGATTGTTGTAA
- a CDS encoding SanA/YdcF family protein, protein MKKYFKIALYLAIIGLTAIVSINYYVKSATKKNIYYSIKKFPKNDVGIIFGAGINGNQPSKYLKDRLDAGIMLWKAKRINKILLSGDNGRDEYDELTVMKNYCYNHGLDTTKIFIDYAGFDTYSTMYRAKHIFKIKKATLISQEYHLNRAIYIGQKLGIKSSGYSANKGEYLGYNYVRFREYGSIFKSFFDVLRNREPRFLGGEININGESNYSKDDKR, encoded by the coding sequence GTGAAAAAATATTTTAAAATAGCACTTTATCTTGCCATTATCGGATTGACTGCCATTGTCTCAATAAATTATTACGTGAAATCTGCGACCAAGAAGAACATTTATTATTCAATAAAAAAGTTCCCAAAGAATGATGTCGGAATTATTTTTGGTGCGGGAATTAATGGAAATCAGCCAAGCAAGTATTTAAAAGATCGTTTGGATGCGGGAATTATGCTTTGGAAAGCCAAACGCATCAATAAAATTTTACTTTCGGGTGATAATGGTCGCGATGAATATGACGAATTAACGGTAATGAAAAACTACTGTTATAATCATGGTCTTGACACTACAAAGATTTTTATCGATTATGCAGGTTTCGACACTTACTCAACAATGTATCGGGCAAAACATATTTTTAAGATTAAAAAAGCAACTTTAATTTCGCAGGAATATCATTTAAATCGTGCTATTTATATCGGACAAAAACTTGGTATTAAATCTTCTGGATATTCCGCTAATAAAGGAGAATATCTTGGATATAATTATGTTCGATTTAGAGAATATGGTTCGATTTTCAAATCTTTTTTTGATGTTTTGAGAAATCGCGAACCTCGTTTTTTAGGTGGAGAAATTAATATTAATGGAGAATCTAATTATTCTAAAGACGATAAACGATAA
- a CDS encoding cation:proton antiporter produces MELYYTFSVLIVLASFFAYLNLRFLKLPGTIGIMIIAMLVSVGIRLLGDSYFPATTKHFFDLIKEFDFNEILMGAMLNFLLFAGALHVNMFDLKEQKVPIMIYSTVSVVLSALIISVLLYYIAPLLGITIPYIFCLVFGTLISPTDPIVVLGVLKEAKVPKRIETKIVGESLFNDGVAVVMFAVVLKMATDPTFDATFSSISWLFIKEGIGGLLLGAVFGFTASKVMKKIDDYKVSVLITLSIVTGGFLVAQALHVSSPLAMVVSGLIIGNYGKKVAMSEVTKDYLGKFWELIDEILNAVLFLFIGFELLLLPNLDKQLLTGVVAIFIVLFSRLTSIVLPWKFFDIFKFFGIKSAYNKGSLMVLVWGGIRGGVSIALVLSMPEGEYKNLLLEVTYIVVLFSIVVQGLTVGKLANRVLEKE; encoded by the coding sequence ATGGAATTATACTATACTTTTTCGGTGCTAATTGTATTAGCATCATTCTTCGCCTATTTGAATTTAAGATTTTTAAAACTTCCTGGAACCATCGGAATTATGATTATTGCTATGTTGGTTTCAGTAGGAATTCGTCTTTTGGGAGATTCTTATTTTCCTGCAACGACAAAGCATTTTTTTGATCTGATAAAAGAATTTGATTTCAATGAAATCCTTATGGGAGCGATGTTGAATTTCCTTTTATTCGCGGGAGCTCTTCACGTAAATATGTTTGACCTTAAGGAACAAAAGGTTCCAATCATGATTTATTCGACAGTCAGTGTCGTTTTATCAGCCTTAATTATTTCTGTTCTGCTATATTATATCGCGCCACTTTTAGGTATAACTATTCCGTATATTTTTTGCTTGGTTTTCGGAACATTAATTTCTCCAACCGATCCAATTGTGGTTTTGGGGGTTTTAAAAGAAGCCAAAGTTCCTAAAAGAATCGAAACCAAGATTGTTGGTGAATCATTATTTAATGACGGAGTTGCGGTTGTAATGTTTGCGGTTGTCCTTAAAATGGCGACCGATCCAACATTTGATGCTACTTTTAGTTCAATTAGTTGGTTGTTTATTAAAGAAGGAATTGGCGGACTTTTATTAGGAGCTGTCTTCGGATTTACAGCATCTAAGGTGATGAAGAAAATAGACGATTATAAGGTTTCGGTTTTAATTACCCTTTCTATCGTGACAGGAGGTTTTTTAGTTGCTCAAGCGTTGCATGTTTCTAGTCCGCTTGCAATGGTGGTTTCTGGATTGATTATTGGAAATTATGGTAAAAAAGTTGCGATGAGTGAAGTAACTAAAGATTATCTTGGCAAGTTTTGGGAGCTTATCGATGAGATTTTGAATGCTGTTTTATTCCTTTTTATAGGTTTTGAATTGTTGTTGCTTCCAAATTTAGACAAACAGTTATTGACAGGGGTTGTTGCCATTTTTATAGTGCTTTTTTCAAGATTAACATCAATAGTTTTGCCATGGAAATTCTTTGATATATTCAAGTTCTTCGGAATCAAATCGGCCTACAACAAAGGTTCTTTGATGGTTTTGGTTTGGGGCGGAATTCGTGGTGGAGTTTCTATTGCCTTAGTGCTTTCTATGCCAGAGGGAGAATATAAAAACCTGCTTTTGGAAGTAACTTATATTGTGGTATTATTTTCAATTGTTGTTCAAGGATTGACAGTTGGAAAGTTAGCTAATAGAGTTTTGGAGAAGGAGTAA
- a CDS encoding GbsR/MarR family transcriptional regulator, with amino-acid sequence MEFKEAKNKFVQTWGALGSQWGINKTMAQIHALLMVSNEAVSMEDIMEELQISRGNASMNLRALMDWGIVYKEFKAGERKEFFTAEKDLDELAVKISRERSKREIKPTLKILKEVSTIEAKDSAEEKHFVDQTTKLYDFVLKADNMLDKMTEFNENWLGKLVIKMMK; translated from the coding sequence ATGGAATTCAAAGAAGCAAAAAATAAGTTTGTACAAACCTGGGGAGCATTAGGTTCTCAGTGGGGAATTAATAAAACGATGGCACAAATCCATGCTTTATTAATGGTCTCAAACGAAGCTGTTTCTATGGAAGACATTATGGAAGAACTGCAAATTTCTCGCGGAAATGCCAGCATGAACTTACGAGCATTAATGGATTGGGGAATTGTTTATAAAGAATTTAAAGCTGGAGAAAGAAAAGAGTTTTTCACAGCTGAAAAAGATTTAGACGAATTAGCAGTTAAAATTTCCAGAGAAAGAAGTAAAAGAGAAATTAAACCAACGCTGAAAATCTTAAAAGAAGTTTCGACAATCGAAGCTAAAGATTCTGCAGAAGAAAAACACTTTGTGGATCAGACAACTAAATTGTATGATTTCGTTTTAAAAGCTGATAATATGCTGGACAAAATGACTGAATTCAACGAAAATTGGTTAGGAAAATTGGTTATAAAAATGATGAAATAA
- a CDS encoding YqjF family protein: MNFLKAEWKNLALVNYEIDAEILEKYLPAGTEIDIWDNKCYVSLVGFMFKNTRVLGLKVPFHIDFEEVNLRFYVKRFENSEWKRGVVFIKEIVPKKAITFIANTLYQEHYETQKMRHEIIENHNTNTFIYQWKNDKEWNTIEIETKKDLSKIEIDSEAEFITEHYFGYTKIDKETTFEYEVTHPRWKQLEVLNHTIDIDFEKNYGNDFGFLQTQKPTSVLLAQGSKITVKNKRKLQMLPVLKEMY, translated from the coding sequence ATGAACTTCTTAAAAGCAGAATGGAAAAACTTAGCACTTGTCAATTATGAAATTGATGCTGAAATCTTAGAAAAATATCTTCCTGCAGGAACTGAGATCGACATTTGGGATAACAAATGTTATGTCAGTCTAGTTGGATTTATGTTTAAAAATACCAGAGTTTTAGGATTGAAAGTTCCGTTTCATATCGATTTTGAAGAAGTGAATCTGAGATTTTATGTAAAACGTTTTGAAAACAGTGAATGGAAACGTGGTGTAGTTTTCATTAAAGAAATTGTCCCTAAAAAAGCCATCACTTTTATTGCCAATACTTTGTATCAAGAACATTATGAAACTCAGAAAATGAGACATGAAATAATAGAAAATCACAACACGAATACTTTTATCTATCAATGGAAAAATGACAAAGAATGGAATACAATCGAAATTGAAACCAAAAAAGATTTAAGTAAAATCGAAATCGATTCTGAAGCCGAATTCATTACAGAACATTATTTCGGATATACAAAAATCGATAAAGAAACCACTTTTGAATATGAAGTAACACATCCAAGATGGAAACAATTGGAAGTTTTAAATCATACAATTGATATTGATTTCGAAAAAAATTATGGAAATGATTTTGGATTTCTTCAAACTCAAAAACCAACTTCCGTTCTCTTAGCTCAAGGCTCAAAAATTACAGTGAAGAACAAAAGAAAATTGCAAATGCTTCCTGTTCTGAAAGAGATGTATTAA
- a CDS encoding TIGR01777 family oxidoreductase: protein MKKLIIAAGTGFLGQVLVNHFKNKFEEIVILTRGKSQTIDGIKYINWNARTFTGWEKELENASILINFAGKSVDCRYTKANKKEILWSRIESTKILNKAVLNCKNPPKHWLNSSTATIYRFSLDKQMDEVDGEIGNDFSINVALSWEKAFFKTETPNTLKTALRTSIVLGKNGGAFIPLKTLAKMGFGGKQGSGNQFVSWIHEEDFASAVDFIIEKEITGVINVVSPTPIRNNDFMERLRKSIGFPFGIPLNKFFLEIGSFLIRTETELVLKSRNVIPKQLLENGFRFKFGNIDKAFKDLI from the coding sequence ATGAAAAAACTTATAATCGCAGCCGGAACTGGTTTTCTTGGACAAGTTTTAGTGAATCATTTCAAAAATAAATTTGAAGAAATTGTAATTCTGACTCGAGGAAAATCTCAAACAATTGACGGAATTAAATATATAAATTGGAATGCCAGAACTTTTACTGGCTGGGAAAAGGAATTAGAAAATGCTTCTATTCTAATAAATTTTGCAGGAAAATCTGTTGATTGCCGATATACGAAAGCTAATAAAAAAGAAATTCTTTGGTCGAGAATTGAAAGCACAAAAATCTTGAATAAAGCCGTTTTGAATTGTAAAAATCCACCTAAACATTGGTTGAATTCATCAACGGCAACTATTTATCGTTTTTCACTTGACAAACAAATGGATGAAGTTGATGGCGAAATCGGAAATGACTTTTCTATAAACGTGGCACTTTCTTGGGAAAAAGCATTTTTTAAAACTGAAACTCCAAATACTCTAAAAACGGCTTTGCGGACTTCTATTGTTTTAGGGAAAAATGGCGGTGCATTTATTCCGTTAAAGACTTTGGCAAAAATGGGTTTCGGAGGAAAACAAGGAAGCGGCAATCAGTTTGTAAGTTGGATTCATGAAGAGGATTTTGCAAGTGCAGTTGATTTTATTATTGAAAAAGAAATTACTGGCGTTATCAATGTAGTTTCTCCAACGCCAATTCGAAATAATGATTTTATGGAAAGACTGAGAAAATCTATTGGTTTTCCTTTTGGAATTCCGCTTAACAAATTCTTTCTTGAAATTGGTTCTTTTTTGATTCGAACTGAAACCGAATTGGTTTTGAAAAGTAGAAATGTGATCCCGAAACAACTTTTGGAAAATGGGTTTCGATTTAAGTTTGGGAATATTGATAAAGCTTTTAAAGATCTCATTTAA
- a CDS encoding SRPBCC family protein produces MNLNIMTTINLTTKIKAPKQIVFDASRNIDIHQQSASPTKEKAIDGVMSGLINLGETATWRGKHFGFYLTHKSRITAMNLYDYFVDEMETGKFKSFKHKHFFEEENGITIMKDKLQYETSFGIFGQLFDILFLEKHLTNFLLERNKVLKEVSENYN; encoded by the coding sequence ATGAACTTAAATATAATGACAACAATAAACCTCACAACCAAAATAAAAGCACCAAAACAGATCGTTTTCGACGCATCCAGAAATATTGATATTCATCAACAATCTGCGAGCCCAACAAAAGAAAAAGCAATTGATGGTGTTATGTCAGGCTTAATAAATTTGGGAGAAACCGCAACTTGGCGAGGTAAGCATTTTGGATTTTATCTCACTCACAAAAGCCGAATTACTGCAATGAATCTTTATGATTATTTTGTGGATGAAATGGAAACAGGCAAATTCAAATCCTTCAAACACAAACATTTTTTTGAAGAAGAAAATGGAATTACGATTATGAAAGACAAATTACAATATGAAACGTCTTTTGGAATATTCGGACAACTTTTTGATATTTTATTTTTGGAAAAGCATCTTACTAATTTCCTTTTGGAAAGAAATAAAGTTTTGAAAGAAGTATCAGAAAATTATAATTAA